GTGTATTCAAGACTGTGAAAAATGCGCGGATATGTGCCAGAAAATGTTAGGCATGGAAACCTGCGTCAGGCAATGTGGTCGATGTATAGATGCATGTACCGATTGTATTTCGGCCTTTGAAAGTAGTTCCGATAATAGAGGTGCTTTATTACAAGCTTGTATTGATGCTTGTAAAAAATGTGCAGATGAATGCGGCAAACATCAGCATGATCATTGTCAGAAATGTGCCGATTCCTGCAGAGCTTGTTTGGAAGAATGTGAATCTATGATGTTATAAAAAAAGCCCGATCAATCGGGCTTTAATTTTTAAATTGTTCCTGGTCTTCCTCGTCTATCACCTCCACCATCATTGACCATTTCGTTATAGTCTTGCATGTCCATTCCTTTACTGAATCGACGAATGTTGAATGTGAAGGTTAGCATGAAATATCGCTGAAGTACATTGTTTTGTACATCTTCAATGTAAACATCTGTCACATTTCTTCTCACGCTTGTATTCTGTCCTAGTAAATCATAGACATTAAGTGAAATTTCACCTCGTTGGTTAGCAAAGACTTTCTTACCAATACTCATATTCATGAGCAAGAAATTATTGTCAAATCCTTCAGAAAGACCTGAATTGATTTGATGGTTCAAGTCCATTCTATAAACGAAACCTTCCCAAATAATCCAGCTGAAATTCAATCGAGTTCTCTGGTTAAAATATTTATTATCTAAGCTCGGGTTTAAGGTGTTCTTTACATTATTGAAAGACGCTCGGGTAGATATATTAAAATCAACCTGATCACTGATGTTACTACTAATTGAAATACCTGTACTAATTCTACTGGAGTTATTAAAACTCAACTCATTATTCACTTGTCCAGGTCTTTTGCTGAAGCTTAACCCACCATTGATATTGAGGTTTGACTTCATAAAATCCAAAGGCATCCCATAACTCAGCCAAGACCTGAAATCTTGGTAACCATCTAAGTTTACAGGTCTGAAAAGTTGCGAACCTTTTTCCAATACGATTCCTCCTGGTAGAGTTGTAGTAGAGTCAGCAATAAAAGAACTATTGGCAATAGAATTCTCCACGATGCTGGCTTGTGCGAATACAAACCATGATTTATCTGTGTCAGGGTTTCTGCTTCTCAATCTCAATCTAATTCTGTTAGAGTAGGATTGATCAAGATCTGGATTACCTGTTCTTAATTGAAGCGGATTGGAGTTATCGATTACACCTTGTAGCTGTTGCACGGAAGGAGCATCTGTATCCGTGTCGTAGTCGATCTCCATATTGGTGTTGTCAGAAAACTTATAATCAAAACGCACCGTCGGCATGAAGCTTTCGAAGGTTCTTTGCAAGTCAAAAGGAGCAGGGAAGCCTTGGTCATTTTGCAGTTTTGCATGTTGATATTCACCTTCTACCTGAAACTGAACTTTGTCTTTTTTCCATTGGTATCCCAACTCAGTTTCCTGACGAATGTATTTGCTCTCGAAGGTATTACTCAAGGCTGTGTCAAGTTCCAAACCTAGATTAGGTAAATCCTCATCTAATATGTCAAAAGTCAGCTGATCGGAGTCGTCAGATCGATTTCCAATTTCATATTCCAATTCCATCTGACCGTATTTCCCTATTGGTTCGGTATAGGAAACTCCAGTATTCCAATTGGTTCCTGTTCTGTCTCTCTGGATTCGTTGTTGTATGATTTCAGTTTTTTCTGTTGGTTGGAAGAAACTGTTAGTAGCTTTTCTGAATGCCAAATCCTTATTCCAATGATAGCCATAGCTAGCTCTTACGGTCAAAGATCTACCGGCTTTATTGAATTTATGTCCATAGTACAGCCTATTGTCTATGTCAAAATCGTCATTGTCGGCTGTTCTGGTATTTTCGGTCTGGTTCAATAATCCCAAATCATTCATAGATTCTCCTAAAAATCCAGAATTCTCTTTGTCATTGGAAGCTGAGAACCTTGGTCTAAATACGATTCGGTTGTTATCATCAATGTTATACTCCAATCGCATGTCAAACCTGTGATCTCTATTAACTCGTGTGTTTCGGCTTTCTTCAGTATACGTTTGACCATCATTGGCATCCGTTACATATTCGCGGAATAAGGAAGAAATCCCATTGTTTTCACGCTTTCTGAAAAGATAGCTTCCACTGATTTTCAGTTTTTCACCAATCAGATCAGAGTAATTTAAGCCAAGAATGTTGGTCTTGATAATTCCGTTTTGTGGTCTGTCATTTCCTCTGGCGTTGGGATCCGCCGTATAGCTGTCCACATTAATATTGTTGCTAAGACCTGTAAAAGTTATTCTTTGGTCCTCATTAAAAGCATTGACACTGGCTCCTGCTAGATACCTGTCATCTGTTCCGTAACCTACGGATGCTTTTCCAAATTGTCCTTTTCTTCTGTTGGGTTTAGTGATGATGTTAATGGTTTTCATACGCTCACCATCATCAAATCCACTCAGTTGTGCCTTTTCACTTTTTTGATCAAAAATTTCAATCCCTTGAATAACTTCAGCAGGTAAGTTTTGAAGTGCAGTCTGCACATCCCCTCCAAAAAATGGTTTTCCATCCACCAAAATTTGAGCAATAGATTCTCCTTGTGCCTGCAATGATCCGTCCATAGAGGTGACCCCTGGAAGTTTCTCCACCAAAGTTTGAGCGGAAGCATCTTTCATTGTTTTGAATGCATCTGCATTATATAAAGTGGTGTCACTTTTTTGAGTTCCTGTGGACCGTCTGGCATTTACCGTCACCTCCCCAAGCTCTGTGGCTGTCTCTTTCAGATTTAAATTACCTAAATCAAGATCTTCTTTAACCTCAATGGTTTTAAACAAATTTTGGTAACCCAAATACTGGACCTTTAAAAGGTATTCACCCTCATCGACGTTTTGGATATCAAAATACCCATCAATGTCTGATATCATACCATCTACCTGGACAGAGTCAGAGTAGGTTAATAATAAGATGGTAGCATTGGGGATACTCTGGTCAGACCCAAATTCTAAAATTCTTCCCTTTATAAAATAGCTTTGGGCAGAGCCCAAATGGACTAGGCCGAAAAAAAATAAAAGTGGTAATAAATATTTCATAAGTTGGTTTTGATTACCATGAATTACTCCGTTGAGTAAATTCAAAAGTTGGTTTAATAGGTTTTACTTGTTATCTAGTTTATTAACAAAGGAAATTAAATAGATGTTTGTTTGATAGGGAATATTGTCTAAGCGGTCAAATGTTAAATTTAATTGGGGATCATCTTGTTCGTTGTGATGAGTGGTAAGATTTTCATGGTTTTATTAGTGCTTGATAATGAATAGATTAATTGTGTCTCATGGATTTTTGACACTTATTGACATACTTACATGTTAATTTTTTAATCATATGTATGTTTATAAAAACAACATTTGTAAATTAGCTGATGTTAAAAATGACAAAGATGGAAAATCAGGAAAAAATCAGCATTACGACAAAGACCTTGGCCTCAGGAAATTGCCAGGTGAAATTTTTTATTGAAGACGAAGCAAAACCACAGTATGGTTACCTTTTAGTGACCGAGCCGAAGCCTGTAGGTGAGATCATAGAGGAGATCAAACAAAGGATGGAGAAAAGGAGAGACAGGACTTTGAATCTCAATTCATTGATTCCTATGTCTAAGGCTTCTGAAGATCATAACTTTTACTTGTTTTCAGCATGAGTTTTTTATCCTCAAACCTACGTTTTCTGAGAAAGCAAAAAGGCATCACTCAAATGGAGATGGCCGATCAGCTTGCTGTGCAAAGGACCATGATTTCAGCATATGAAGATGGAAGATCTGAACCCAAATTATTGACTTTGAAAAAGCTGAGCGATATGTTGGAAGTAGGGGTGGAGGAATTATTGGAGCATGATATTGAAAAGCTTGGAAGAAGAGCTATTCAAAAGAGAAAGCTGAATATTTTAACTATTGCAACTGATGCCAATGATAATGAAAACATTACCATGGTTCCTCAGAAAGCTTCTGCAGGGTATTTAAACGGATTTGCAGACCCGGAGTACATTGAAGAGCTTCCCCAGTTTCACTTGCCTAATTTGCCTAAAAACGCCACCTATAGGGCATTTGAATTAGCAGGAGATAGTATGCTTCCACTGATTCCTGGTACAATAGTGATCGGAGAATATGTAGATCAGCTGACCAATATCAAAAGTGGTAAAACCTATGTGTTGGTCACACAGACAGAAGGGGTGGTTTACAAACGAGTTTTTAACTATTTATCCGAAAACGGGAAGTTATTTTTAGTCTCCGACAATGAACATTATAAGCCTTTTGAGGTGAAAGGGGAAGACGTTCTTGAAGTCTGGGAATCCAAAGCTTTTATCAGCACTGACTTTCCAAACCCTGGAGATAAAAAGAAATCCTTGACTTTAGAGGATTTAGGTGAAATGATAAAAGATATTCAAGCTGATTTACGAAGGATCAAGGGTTGATTCTTTGCAACATGATCTTGGTTTGAGTTCTGGGATTGTCAATGTCGATAGTTCCTGACCAGGTTCTCCCATAATTATTGGTGGATAAATTGAGTTTTCCTCCTATCTGAAAAAACGTATTGTAGTAGTCAGCAGTCAATTTATTATCAGTGATTGTTCCAGAGCCTTCTCCGATTTCTGCGTCAAGAAAATTATATTCAATAAATTCAAAATACCCATCTTCATACTGATTGAATACCAAAGTACTTGTATTCCCCTGCCCATCAGATTGAAGCCAAAAACCAGAAATTTCATCAATCTCCGGACTTGTAGGCTGTGAATTATTTTGACTTGGGGTATTCTGAATTTCCGGTTCCATTGTACTCTCCTCCTGAAGTTCCTGAAAATCCTCTGTACTAGCAGTACCGGGATCATTAGAAAAATCTTCTAATGCTACCTGAGTCTCTTCACTGTAGTCGTTTGGGTATTCATCTCCAGAATTCTCTAGCATTAAGGAAAAGATGATTAAACCCACAATAGCAGCCAAAAGCCAGATATAGTTTTTGGCAAACCAACTTTTCTCTTTTTTTTGAATTGGAGGGATTGGATTAAAAGGCTTGTTTTTTGGTAAAGGTTTGATGATTTTACTCAGAACCTCAATCAATTGATCGCAATCATATTTCCACCTCGAACTACTTAATTCATGGGCATGTCGCCTTGTTAAAGCTTGTAGTTCTTCGGGAAGCTCTTCTGATTTAGGCATGACAGCTCCATTGACTAAGACAGGGATGACTCGGATATCCCTTTTTAAAGCCGCAGAAATTTCAAGCCTTATAAAATCACCTTCATGAAACAAACGGGGATTACCTTCTGAGTCTTTAATGTTTAACCAGTGTGGACCAATTAAAGCAATAAGCACTTTGCAAGAATTTAGTGCTTTATCTATCGCCTGAACGAAGTCTAATCCTGCTTCTATTGTTTCTACATCCAAAAAAACAGTATCATCTCCAAAAACCTCCTGTAGGTGGTCTACTAATCGGCCAGCTTCACCAGATGCATCTTGTCGACGGTAGCTTACGAATATTTTATTGTCAGCCATAAAAAAAAGTCCCTGATATTCAGGGACTAAAATAAGGAAAAATGTCTTTTATGCACTAAAAACTCCCGATCTTATTACCCGAGGAGATCCCTAAATCTTTCTTTAATTTTACTGACTACGTCATTGGCCGGGTCGATATTTACCACCCCTTTTCCTAATTCGTGCCAGTAGCCATCACCACATTCTATATAAGATCCTCTCTTCTTACCGGGCTCTTCTTTGGCAAATTCGTAATTATAGTCAGGAGTGAAAATTAACTTCATCAACTGTACTGTGTATTCCCAATTAATAGATCGATTTTCATCTTCATGCTTGAAAATAACCGATCGATCCGAGAAGTGAACAGTGATTTCACAATCTTCAATTTTGTCTGTGCTGACTTCTCTATAGTGTACAGTTAAAGGAGCTTCTTTTTGAGAAGTTTCGTAAATAGCTTGGATTAAATCCTGTCCAAAAAGCTGCCAGCCCTCTTGATCAGCAGGTATCTTCACTTTTCCTTCCTGTCCATTTTCAGATAATTTGACAATGATCCCACCGTCATCCATAGACTTTCCAGACCATTTAACGCTTTCTGTTTTTTGTTGAACCGCTTTAATCCAGACTGGATTTAATTCCCCGTCAAAGGAATAATCATCAGATAAAGTAAAACCTTCTTCCAGAATCTCAGCTTCGCTCAATTCCTCTCGGTCTGTGTAGTGAAGATCCAATTTGGCGTGGAGATTACCTTTACTCCAATCGAGTGAGATTCTATAAACGTGGCTATAAGGAGGGGGGATTATTCCCGAATCAAATTCAAGTTCAATTCCTGTTAAGGAGTCTTTTTGAGGCATAGTAAAATTTGCTTTGCGCAAAAGTAATTTATTTCAAGGAATTAGCAGTTATTTGCAAGGTTAAACACGTTCTATGGAATCAGTATATGAAAGGATTGCCTCAGAGATTTATGATAAATCTTATGCAATCGTTGATGATTTTATTAGTGAGGATCTAAGGGCCTCGCTTCTTCAGGAACAAACCGAGCTTTTGGAAGCAGGAAAGTTCAGATTGGCAGCAGTTGGTAAGGGGGAGAAAAAACAAATAAGGACAGAAATCAGAAATGATCAAGTCCTTTGGCTTAACCCGGATGAGTTAAGTAGGTATGAAAGTATCTATTGGGGGGAAGTTGAAAAGGTTAGACTTGCCATCAACCAAAGATGTTATATGGGACTGAAATCCTTTGAAGGCCATTTTGCCAGATATCCAAAGGGATCATTTTATGTCAGGCATATGGATCAATTTCAGCAGGTAATTTATCGGCAAGTTACCGTGATTATTTACCTCAACGACTCCTGGTCAGAGGAAGATGCTGGTATGTTAAGGATGTATTTGCCACAAGCAAACGGTTCGGAAGAAATCTTGGATATTTCTCCAATAGGAGGGCGACTTGTAGTGTTTTTAAGTGGTGAAATTCCTCATGAAGTTCTTCCTACCAATAAGGAACGTATAAGCATTACTGGTTGGCTGAAAGATATAGATTAGCGAAGTTTTATTTTGACTTTAACTTCTTGATCTGTGACTTCAAATGAGGCTTTTGAGAAACTGGGTGCACCAAAAAGTAAGCTTGGGTTGTTAGAAAACCCAAATTTATCCAATGGATAACCGATGGCATTCGTCTTTATTTCTCCGTCCATGTCCTCATCATGAAACACCGATACAGCATAGCTGCCTGGTTCAACATCTGGAATAATGATTTCAGCCTTCTTGTTTTCCACAGGAAGGCTTAATCTTTTCCATGCCTTGTCTATTTCTGAAGGAAAGCCTTCTTCTTGATTAAAAATCAGTACTTGCACATGCCCATGATCCACTACCGTTTCCTGGATGATTAAATGGATTTTGCCCGCTGGAGCTGATGTCATCAACCCTAAGCAACTAAAGAAGAAAGCAAAAATCAGTTGAATCATATGTTATCAGCTGTAAGTTTTCTGTTTATTTTTCCAGTTTCTGTTCGGATAAATTTATCTACGAAATAAATTTCCTTGGGGATTTCATATTTATCGAGGACCTCGAGAAATTTATCTTTCAATTCCCGAGAGACTTTGTCAGCCACAGAAAGATCAGATTCTATGATTAAGACAAGTTTCTGGCCAAACTTTGAGTCAGGAATACCAAAAAGAAAATATGAATGATCTGGAATTAGATGTTCAAGCTTTTTTTCAATTCGTTCAGGATGGAGTTTATACCCACCTGAGTTAATGACAAAATCTGTTCTTCCCAACCACTTGAAATGATAGGGATCAATTAGCTCGACCATATCATTGGTCTGGATTTTTTGATGATTGCTCATAGGGCAGTTTACCCAAAGTGCTCCTCTATTATCTGTTCCCACTTCGACTGATGGTAATACTTGATAAACCATTTCTTCACTGGAATAAGAAGCAATGGCAATATGTGAAACAGTTTCTGTCATTCCATAGCTTTGAAAAGCGTTAAGCTTTAATTCCAATATGGCTTCCTGCAAGTTTTTAGAGGCCGGAGCACCACCAATCAGAAGATAGTTTATAGCTTTTAGCTTATTTAAAGAGCTTTTAATACTTTCTTCCACCTGTAAAGGAACCATGGCTACAAATTCTGGATCGAATGAATCTGGTAGATTTTTCAATGGCGTTGAACTTGGTTCAATGAGTAGAATGCTTCCTCCCCATACCATAGCTCTAACCAACATCATCTTCCCTGCAATAAATTGAGTATTCATGCAGCAAAGTAATTGGGGCTTAGCGGGAATTTCGAAAAACTGCTTCGTCGCCAATGCACTGGATTCCATTTGGGATCTTTGGATCAAGATTGGCTTTGGGGTTCCAGTAGATCCTGAGGTGTGTAGTAAAAAGGAGTTTTTGCCTTCTAGCCAATCCTTGCAAAAGGAAAAAGCGTCTTTAGCAAAGTGCGGGATTTCTACTGAAGGGCTTTGAAAGTCTTGAAGGGTACGAAATGAATGTGAACCTATTTGCAGCTGAAACATATAAAATCAAGCATATATCTTGGAAACTCCATGGGCAAACTAACAACAAATTTCCACGAAGCCTGTTATCTTGCACCAAAAATAGAGCAATAAAAAGGAAATATAATGGAGTGGATAACTGCAAAAGAATACGAAGATATCACCTATAAAAAATGCAATGGCGTAGCTAGGATTGCTTTTAATCGTCCAGAAGTAAGGAATGCTTTTCGGCCAAAAACCACTTCTGAATTGTACGATGCCTTTTATGATGCACAAGAGGATACTTCTATAGGAGTTGTTTTATTGAGTGGGGAAGGACCTTCTAAGAAAGATGGAGGTTGGGCTTTTTGTTCTGGTGGAGATCAAAAGGCAAGAGGCGATCAGGGATATGTAGGAGAAGATGGATACCATCGTTTAAACATCTTGGAAGTACAGCGTTTGATCCGATTCATGCCAAAAGTGGTGATTGCTGTGGTGCCAGGTTGGGCAGTAGGGGGAGGGCATAGCCTTCACGTGGTTTGTGATATGACACTAGCGAGTAAAGAGCATGCTATTTTTAAACAAACCGATGCTGACGTGACTAGCTTTGATGGAGGATATGGTTCTGCCTATTTGGCTAAAATGGTAGGCCAGAAAAAAGCCCGTGAAATTTTCTTCTTAGGTAGAAATTACTCCGCACAGGAAGCCTTTGAGATGGGAATGGTCAATGCCGTAATCCCTCATGATGAGTTGGAATCGACAGCTTATGAGTGGGCTCAAGAGATCTTAGCGAAATCGCCAACCTCAATCAAAATGTTGAAATTTGCCATGAACCTAACCGATGATGGTATGGTGGGTCAGCAAGTTTTTGCAGGAGAAGCTACTCGTTTAGCTTATGGAACTGAAGAAGCTAAAGAAGGTCGAAATGCCTTTTTAGAAAAGAGGAAACCTAATTTTGGAGACAATAAGTGGATCCCTTAAGATTCAGAAAGCTAAATCATGAAATCTAAAAAGGTTCGGGTTTTAATACTCGAACCTTTTTTTGTCAATTCTATTCAATTGCCTGATAGACAAATTGCCTCATTTTTTCTCCCCAGAAATTATTGTAGGGGGCCATTTGAGTCATAAAGATAGCAATCAGGTCTTCTTTAGGGTCCACAAAGAAAAAGGTACAATAAGCTCCACTCCAAAAGTATTGCCCTTCTGATCCCAAAGCTTTGGCATCTGCCAAGTCTTCTAACACAGCAAAACCGAATCCGAATCCATGGCCGGGGGATTGGTATAGTCCATTGGCCTGATCTATAGTCATTATTTCAATGGTTTTGGGGCTTAAAAACCGGGTTCCATTGCTTTCACCACCATTGAGCAACATCCGTGTGAATTTTAAGTAATCCTCAGCAGTAGAAAAAAGGCCATGGGTTCCTCCATATACTTTGTTTCCCTCAGTAGGGGTTTGATCTTCAAGTTTTATCAATTCTCCATTTCCATCGATGGCGTGGAGTTGAACCATCCTTGTTTTTTGTTCTTCGTTTAGGTTGTACCCAGTATCTTCCATTTCAAGCGGATCAAAAAGTTTGGTCTGAAGAAATTGAGCGGTACTCATTCCGGAAAACTTTTCAATCAATAAGGCTAAGACATCGGGCGATGCAGAGTAAAACCATTGATTGCCTGGTTCGCCGATCATGGGTTGATTAATCAAAGTTTTAACTCTGCTTTCTATGTTTTCCTGTGGAGACCCATACAATGCTGTCCTGATTTCCTCCTCTAGTTTTCCTTCAGCAATACCATGAGAAAAACCCGCTGTGTGGCTTAAGAGCTGAGCTATCGTGATTTTATTTTTTGCCGCAATAGTCCCTCCAGAAATTCCTTTACTTGGATCAATAGCGATCACATAATCTTTAAACCAAGGAAGGTACTTTTCTACCGGGTCGTTTAATTGAAAATGACCTTCTTCATATAGCATCATAAAGGCCGTAGTAACAATTGGTTTGGTCATGGATTGTATAAAAAAAATCTGATCCTTGACCATTTCCTTTTGGCTGACAATATCGCTGGAACCATAGGCTTCATGATGCATAACATCTCCATTTTTTGAAACCATCAATACAGCACCAGGTAGAGAGCCCTTACTGATTTCTTTCTCTATAAAATCATCATATCTGGTTAACCTTTCAACTGAAAGGGTACTAGCCTCATGAAGGGTAGTTTGTGATACCGCTTGATTGGAAATGAGCAATATCGTAACGAAAAGCTTAATATAGATTGACTTGTACATGGTGGTTTTGGGTGCCTATTGTTAAAAACTGTTTCTTTTGATCAATTTAAGGAATTCCATCATTTAAAATAAAAAAGCCTTTCCAGAGTAATCTGAAAAGGCTTATGCATTGAATTTGGATTGGTTTTAAATCTCTATTTTGACACCCAAGATTTTTAAGAATTCTCGAATCCATGCTGCGTGTCCAGGCCAAGCTGGAGAGGTGACTAGGTTACCATCCACATAGGCATCAGTAACTGGAATATCCTGGTAATCGCCTCCGGCAATAGTAACTTCAGGCCCTACTGCAGGGTAAGCGGTGAGTTTTCTTCCTTTCACAACTCCTGCTGCAGCTAAAATTTGAATTCCATGACAAACTGCTGCCACAGGTTTATTGGTCTCGAAAAAGTGTTGAACGATTTCTAAAACCTTTGAATTTAACCTGAGATATTCAGGTGCCCGACCTCCGGCTATGGCGATACCAGCATAGTCTTCAACATTCACATCGTCAAATGAGTAATTGATAGCAAAGTTATGTCCTGGTTTCTCCGTATAGGTTTGATCTCCGAGGAAATCATGAATGGCTGTTTTGATGGTGTCACCTTTTTTCTTGCCGGGACAAACCGCATGAACTTCAAAACCAACCATTTCAAGCATTTGGAAGGGTACCATGGTCTCATAATCTTCTGCAAAATCTCCAGTCAAAAACAATATCTTTTTCATTTGTCTATAGGTTTTATTTAAAAATTGATTTTCTGCAATTGTCTTTATAACGGGAAAGAAGTGAAAATCATTCTCGAATTCGTAGGAAACTTTGCATCTTAATGGAAAGTTAACACGATCCGAAATGAATCATTTAGAAACAAGCTATACCACCCATGACGGAATTAAGCTATACCTCCAAGCATGGATGCCTGATGAATCTAAAGCGGCAGTTTTGCTAGTTCATGGTCTTGGAGAGCATAGTTCCCGATATGTTCATTTGGCAGAGAGGCTGGTTAAAATTGGTATATCCGTTTTTACCTTTGATGGGAGAGGGCATGGCAAATCAGTGAAAGGAAAACCTAATGCTTATTTTAAATCCTATGAAGATTATTTGAGGGATATTGATTCCTTATTTAGGAAAGTAAAAAGTTATGTGCCTGAAGTACCAACTTTCTTTTATGGGCATAGTATGGGCGGAGGGTTGGTTGCGGCTTATGTTTTAAAATATCAACCTGAAACTGCAGGTGTGATTTTGAGTTCTCCAGCCATTAAAGAAGCGGAAGGAACATCTCAAATCCTGATTGC
Above is a window of Algoriphagus machipongonensis DNA encoding:
- a CDS encoding serine hydrolase domain-containing protein — encoded protein: MYKSIYIKLFVTILLISNQAVSQTTLHEASTLSVERLTRYDDFIEKEISKGSLPGAVLMVSKNGDVMHHEAYGSSDIVSQKEMVKDQIFFIQSMTKPIVTTAFMMLYEEGHFQLNDPVEKYLPWFKDYVIAIDPSKGISGGTIAAKNKITIAQLLSHTAGFSHGIAEGKLEEEIRTALYGSPQENIESRVKTLINQPMIGEPGNQWFYSASPDVLALLIEKFSGMSTAQFLQTKLFDPLEMEDTGYNLNEEQKTRMVQLHAIDGNGELIKLEDQTPTEGNKVYGGTHGLFSTAEDYLKFTRMLLNGGESNGTRFLSPKTIEIMTIDQANGLYQSPGHGFGFGFAVLEDLADAKALGSEGQYFWSGAYCTFFFVDPKEDLIAIFMTQMAPYNNFWGEKMRQFVYQAIE
- a CDS encoding AMP-binding protein, with product MIQRSQMESSALATKQFFEIPAKPQLLCCMNTQFIAGKMMLVRAMVWGGSILLIEPSSTPLKNLPDSFDPEFVAMVPLQVEESIKSSLNKLKAINYLLIGGAPASKNLQEAILELKLNAFQSYGMTETVSHIAIASYSSEEMVYQVLPSVEVGTDNRGALWVNCPMSNHQKIQTNDMVELIDPYHFKWLGRTDFVINSGGYKLHPERIEKKLEHLIPDHSYFLFGIPDSKFGQKLVLIIESDLSVADKVSRELKDKFLEVLDKYEIPKEIYFVDKFIRTETGKINRKLTADNI
- a CDS encoding XRE family transcriptional regulator; translated protein: MSFLSSNLRFLRKQKGITQMEMADQLAVQRTMISAYEDGRSEPKLLTLKKLSDMLEVGVEELLEHDIEKLGRRAIQKRKLNILTIATDANDNENITMVPQKASAGYLNGFADPEYIEELPQFHLPNLPKNATYRAFELAGDSMLPLIPGTIVIGEYVDQLTNIKSGKTYVLVTQTEGVVYKRVFNYLSENGKLFLVSDNEHYKPFEVKGEDVLEVWESKAFISTDFPNPGDKKKSLTLEDLGEMIKDIQADLRRIKG
- a CDS encoding 1,4-dihydroxy-2-naphthoyl-CoA synthase; translation: MEWITAKEYEDITYKKCNGVARIAFNRPEVRNAFRPKTTSELYDAFYDAQEDTSIGVVLLSGEGPSKKDGGWAFCSGGDQKARGDQGYVGEDGYHRLNILEVQRLIRFMPKVVIAVVPGWAVGGGHSLHVVCDMTLASKEHAIFKQTDADVTSFDGGYGSAYLAKMVGQKKAREIFFLGRNYSAQEAFEMGMVNAVIPHDELESTAYEWAQEILAKSPTSIKMLKFAMNLTDDGMVGQQVFAGEATRLAYGTEEAKEGRNAFLEKRKPNFGDNKWIP
- a CDS encoding DJ-1/PfpI family protein yields the protein MKKILFLTGDFAEDYETMVPFQMLEMVGFEVHAVCPGKKKGDTIKTAIHDFLGDQTYTEKPGHNFAINYSFDDVNVEDYAGIAIAGGRAPEYLRLNSKVLEIVQHFFETNKPVAAVCHGIQILAAAGVVKGRKLTAYPAVGPEVTIAGGDYQDIPVTDAYVDGNLVTSPAWPGHAAWIREFLKILGVKIEI
- a CDS encoding toll/interleukin-1 receptor domain-containing protein, whose amino-acid sequence is MADNKIFVSYRRQDASGEAGRLVDHLQEVFGDDTVFLDVETIEAGLDFVQAIDKALNSCKVLIALIGPHWLNIKDSEGNPRLFHEGDFIRLEISAALKRDIRVIPVLVNGAVMPKSEELPEELQALTRRHAHELSSSRWKYDCDQLIEVLSKIIKPLPKNKPFNPIPPIQKKEKSWFAKNYIWLLAAIVGLIIFSLMLENSGDEYPNDYSEETQVALEDFSNDPGTASTEDFQELQEESTMEPEIQNTPSQNNSQPTSPEIDEISGFWLQSDGQGNTSTLVFNQYEDGYFEFIEYNFLDAEIGEGSGTITDNKLTADYYNTFFQIGGKLNLSTNNYGRTWSGTIDIDNPRTQTKIMLQRINP
- a CDS encoding four-helix bundle copper-binding protein, producing METCVRQCGRCIDACTDCISAFESSSDNRGALLQACIDACKKCADECGKHQHDHCQKCADSCRACLEECESMML
- a CDS encoding outer membrane beta-barrel protein; its protein translation is MKYLLPLLFFFGLVHLGSAQSYFIKGRILEFGSDQSIPNATILLLTYSDSVQVDGMISDIDGYFDIQNVDEGEYLLKVQYLGYQNLFKTIEVKEDLDLGNLNLKETATELGEVTVNARRSTGTQKSDTTLYNADAFKTMKDASAQTLVEKLPGVTSMDGSLQAQGESIAQILVDGKPFFGGDVQTALQNLPAEVIQGIEIFDQKSEKAQLSGFDDGERMKTINIITKPNRRKGQFGKASVGYGTDDRYLAGASVNAFNEDQRITFTGLSNNINVDSYTADPNARGNDRPQNGIIKTNILGLNYSDLIGEKLKISGSYLFRKRENNGISSLFREYVTDANDGQTYTEESRNTRVNRDHRFDMRLEYNIDDNNRIVFRPRFSASNDKENSGFLGESMNDLGLLNQTENTRTADNDDFDIDNRLYYGHKFNKAGRSLTVRASYGYHWNKDLAFRKATNSFFQPTEKTEIIQQRIQRDRTGTNWNTGVSYTEPIGKYGQMELEYEIGNRSDDSDQLTFDILDEDLPNLGLELDTALSNTFESKYIRQETELGYQWKKDKVQFQVEGEYQHAKLQNDQGFPAPFDLQRTFESFMPTVRFDYKFSDNTNMEIDYDTDTDAPSVQQLQGVIDNSNPLQLRTGNPDLDQSYSNRIRLRLRSRNPDTDKSWFVFAQASIVENSIANSSFIADSTTTLPGGIVLEKGSQLFRPVNLDGYQDFRSWLSYGMPLDFMKSNLNINGGLSFSKRPGQVNNELSFNNSSRISTGISISSNISDQVDFNISTRASFNNVKNTLNPSLDNKYFNQRTRLNFSWIIWEGFVYRMDLNHQINSGLSEGFDNNFLLMNMSIGKKVFANQRGEISLNVYDLLGQNTSVRRNVTDVYIEDVQNNVLQRYFMLTFTFNIRRFSKGMDMQDYNEMVNDGGGDRRGRPGTI
- a CDS encoding DUF2141 domain-containing protein, translated to MIQLIFAFFFSCLGLMTSAPAGKIHLIIQETVVDHGHVQVLIFNQEEGFPSEIDKAWKRLSLPVENKKAEIIIPDVEPGSYAVSVFHDEDMDGEIKTNAIGYPLDKFGFSNNPSLLFGAPSFSKASFEVTDQEVKVKIKLR
- a CDS encoding 2OG-Fe(II) oxygenase; this encodes MESVYERIASEIYDKSYAIVDDFISEDLRASLLQEQTELLEAGKFRLAAVGKGEKKQIRTEIRNDQVLWLNPDELSRYESIYWGEVEKVRLAINQRCYMGLKSFEGHFARYPKGSFYVRHMDQFQQVIYRQVTVIIYLNDSWSEEDAGMLRMYLPQANGSEEILDISPIGGRLVVFLSGEIPHEVLPTNKERISITGWLKDID